In Archangium violaceum, the following are encoded in one genomic region:
- a CDS encoding formylglycine-generating enzyme family protein, whose product MLIDIPGGRFRMGLEPEQESSLRSLGGRRSAFPFHLEKPAHEVTVHPFRIARAPVTNAEFAAFVEAGGYQQDTYWRTLLEEKDLDGVGVRQGFVDQTGRPGPLTWRDGKLPAGKELHPVHGVSWYEAHAYCAFKSLRLPTEAEWELAARGLDGRLYPWGNEFDPTRCAHGGRPRPDTVPVEDLAEGRSPFGVLHMSGNVAEWVEDRFQPYPGSTAQDVGTLDRTVRNDFYRGTPETLRATVRTPHRPTDRFPGLGFRCASDVQLKGLEIR is encoded by the coding sequence GTGCTGATCGATATTCCGGGAGGCCGTTTCCGCATGGGCCTCGAGCCGGAGCAGGAGTCCTCGCTCCGCTCGCTCGGAGGGAGGCGCAGCGCCTTCCCCTTCCACCTGGAGAAGCCCGCCCACGAGGTGACGGTCCACCCGTTCCGCATCGCCCGCGCCCCCGTGACGAACGCGGAGTTCGCCGCCTTCGTCGAGGCCGGCGGGTACCAGCAGGACACGTACTGGAGGACCCTGCTGGAGGAGAAGGATCTGGACGGTGTCGGCGTGCGCCAGGGCTTCGTGGACCAGACGGGCCGGCCCGGGCCGCTCACTTGGCGGGACGGGAAGCTCCCCGCGGGCAAGGAGCTGCACCCGGTGCACGGCGTGAGCTGGTACGAGGCCCACGCGTACTGCGCCTTCAAGAGCCTGCGGCTGCCCACCGAGGCGGAGTGGGAGCTCGCCGCGCGAGGCCTCGACGGACGGCTCTACCCGTGGGGCAACGAGTTCGACCCGACCCGGTGCGCCCACGGTGGCCGCCCGCGCCCGGACACCGTGCCGGTGGAGGACCTGGCCGAGGGCCGCAGTCCCTTCGGCGTGCTGCACATGTCCGGCAACGTGGCCGAGTGGGTGGAGGATCGCTTCCAGCCCTACCCGGGCTCGACGGCCCAGGACGTGGGGACACTCGACCGCACGGTGCGCAACGACTTCTACCGGGGCACGCCGGAGACGCTGCGCGCCACCGTGCGCACGCCGCACAGGCCCACGGACCGCTTCCCCGGGCTGGGCTTCCGCTGCGCCAGCGACGTCCAGCTCAAGGGCCTGGAGATCCGCTGA
- a CDS encoding RsbRD N-terminal domain-containing protein, with product MFSVADLMEAHKERLFARWLEQVRRHHAPGPLSEPELANHFPDFLREVIAALHREEEGEAPKTHRVSPLGWEHGEQRFRTGFDLSAVVREYGSLQECILDLVEESGHGLIRVEDVRILEQCFNRALADAVAHFLSIQEREHAQAASPPAEEVSGSPGP from the coding sequence ATGTTCAGCGTCGCGGATTTGATGGAGGCCCACAAGGAGCGGCTCTTCGCGCGTTGGTTGGAGCAGGTCCGGCGGCATCATGCACCCGGCCCCCTGTCCGAGCCGGAGCTGGCGAATCACTTCCCGGACTTCCTGAGGGAGGTGATCGCCGCCCTCCACCGGGAGGAGGAAGGCGAGGCGCCCAAGACGCATCGGGTGTCACCCCTGGGATGGGAGCACGGCGAGCAGCGCTTCCGCACGGGCTTCGATCTCTCCGCCGTCGTGCGTGAGTACGGGTCCCTGCAGGAATGCATCCTCGATCTCGTGGAGGAGTCGGGGCACGGGCTGATTCGCGTGGAGGATGTCCGGATCCTCGAGCAGTGCTTCAACCGGGCCCTGGCCGATGCCGTCGCGCACTTCCTGAGCATCCAGGAGCGCGAGCACGCGCAGGCCGCGTCTCCGCCCGCGGAGGAGGTCAGCGGATCTCCAGGCCCTTGA
- a CDS encoding serine/threonine-protein kinase, whose translation MSSLDSTAISRTHAPDLIPGYRLEKLVGSGGMGEVHKATQLSLNRTVAIKLLSQQLAQDESFVARFQKEAAALATLHHPNIVSIVDKGSTPTTYYLVMEFVDGASLRERMRASQEDPSETVRTMVQICRAIEYAHGRGVIHRDLKPENILFDDQAGGIPKVTDFGLASFLEDTSTRFALTSTHVAMGTLSYMAPEQKVDAKTADERADIFALGLIFYEMLVGELPAGSFDPPSRRKPGVDPRLDGIIARCIKQSPSDRYASVSDLLTDLQPLAPQYTTVRPGKLGKMQRLKLAVRRAVRVCLQVVATLLVLTAMGVLTWLYLLNQDKRVPMVPGAALTADLGPPSAQQMAGKVDTRGDERSASLGEGSDLPSLLVSGRVLDTKSRALIFPLVEDSQSRVGLARLDVVNLDGNVARLSARVSAEGPESTFVARLRATLFGPPPEPEAALLLVGSTGRYVALVYNGEGGPLRLDWSLGERRGSMLGFDSPPSPAELWLEVDEEGVLKAFAGSRRNEKRLIAEPLHLGPDWAAEFGDITPKPSFGCIEGTCRAENFSFQVERREVETEAVAAAPRPAPAPAKVAPAPAKRPATKASPPSKGKRSK comes from the coding sequence ATGTCATCGCTCGACTCGACCGCCATCAGCCGGACGCACGCGCCGGATCTCATCCCCGGCTATCGCCTGGAGAAACTCGTCGGTAGCGGCGGAATGGGAGAGGTCCACAAGGCCACCCAGCTGTCCCTGAACCGCACCGTGGCCATCAAGCTGCTCAGCCAGCAGCTCGCCCAGGACGAGAGCTTCGTCGCCCGCTTCCAGAAGGAGGCCGCGGCGCTCGCCACGCTCCACCATCCCAACATCGTCTCCATCGTCGACAAGGGCAGCACCCCGACGACGTACTACCTGGTGATGGAGTTCGTGGACGGGGCCTCGCTGCGCGAGCGGATGCGCGCGTCCCAGGAGGATCCGTCCGAGACGGTGCGGACGATGGTGCAGATCTGCCGGGCCATCGAGTACGCGCACGGCCGCGGCGTCATCCACCGCGATCTCAAGCCGGAGAACATCCTCTTCGACGACCAGGCCGGCGGCATCCCCAAGGTGACGGACTTCGGCCTGGCCTCCTTCCTCGAGGACACCAGCACGCGCTTCGCCCTCACCAGCACGCACGTGGCCATGGGGACGCTGTCCTACATGGCGCCCGAGCAGAAGGTGGACGCCAAGACCGCGGACGAGCGCGCGGACATCTTCGCGCTCGGCCTCATCTTCTACGAGATGCTCGTGGGCGAGCTGCCCGCGGGCAGCTTCGATCCGCCCTCGCGCCGCAAGCCGGGAGTGGACCCGAGGCTGGACGGCATCATCGCGCGCTGCATCAAGCAGAGCCCCTCGGACCGCTACGCGAGCGTCTCGGATCTGCTCACGGACCTGCAGCCGCTGGCGCCCCAGTACACCACCGTGCGGCCGGGGAAGCTCGGCAAGATGCAGCGCCTGAAGCTGGCGGTGCGGCGCGCGGTGCGCGTCTGCCTCCAGGTAGTGGCCACGTTGTTGGTGCTGACCGCGATGGGCGTGCTGACCTGGCTCTATCTGCTCAACCAGGACAAGCGTGTGCCCATGGTACCGGGCGCCGCGCTCACCGCGGATCTGGGCCCTCCCTCGGCACAACAGATGGCCGGGAAGGTGGACACCCGGGGCGACGAGCGCAGCGCGAGCCTGGGCGAAGGATCCGACCTGCCCTCGCTGCTGGTGTCGGGCCGGGTCCTGGATACCAAGAGCCGGGCGCTCATCTTCCCGCTCGTGGAGGACAGCCAGTCGCGCGTGGGGCTCGCACGTCTGGATGTGGTGAACCTCGATGGCAACGTCGCCCGCCTCTCCGCCCGAGTGAGCGCGGAGGGCCCGGAGTCCACGTTCGTGGCGCGCCTCCGCGCCACGCTCTTCGGCCCCCCTCCAGAGCCGGAGGCCGCGCTGCTGCTGGTGGGCAGCACGGGCCGCTACGTGGCCCTCGTCTACAACGGGGAGGGCGGACCGCTCCGGCTCGACTGGAGCCTGGGCGAGCGCCGGGGCTCCATGCTGGGCTTCGACTCCCCTCCGAGCCCCGCCGAGCTCTGGTTGGAGGTGGATGAAGAAGGCGTCCTGAAGGCCTTCGCGGGCTCCAGACGCAACGAGAAGCGCCTGATCGCCGAGCCGCTCCACCTGGGTCCTGACTGGGCGGCGGAGTTCGGAGACATCACCCCCAAACCCTCCTTCGGCTGCATCGAGGGCACCTGCCGCGCCGAGAACTTCTCCTTCCAGGTCGAGCGCAGGGAGGTGGAAACCGAGGCCGTCGCCGCCGCGCCCAGGCCCGCTCCGGCGCCCGCGAAGGTGGCCCCGGCGCCCGCGAAGCGGCCGGCCACGAAGGCGTCCCCACCGTCCAAGGGTAAGCGTTCGAAGTAG
- a CDS encoding DUF3857 domain-containing protein — protein sequence MRTLTRGLTALLLVSGLLAGCAHTSSPTEVLERAATAARNGGGEARTLALAGFHAWLVTGDPAAAQGRFDEALAKDPADPYALYGQHLLARRAAQPRRAFDAALAVTTRAPRHPLAVPSARYLLDMVGISPALDDVILTGTQAALEAGATGEAAQLLRACRVAVLGIRDDRAAQASALKDMGAAETATLLGPFSPWHMLAIDEPTPPEKDGSLAGPFTGPFGPLVPRTLRAPDSRLDVAGEPSTGDVYLLVVDAEVAEAGAYVVRAVTASSHKVMVDGAPLLERRAFARASSTVSARSIQLAAGRHRILIKLLKDERPANISFALARVDGRPSAIRYTPATGSAPSSWGSAPRETEAQLVFPDAENLAAALADEAGPLLGDFIAVRDGMGRDPDGAWRLMTRLQKTTQTAPVLSLRAELAAQDRSIPSKVARGRATRDLETALAKDAGDVAALLLRAELTLNDGQAASAMETLKTARAATKTPDWPVNLLEARAALALGVDSQVEESLEAALKQQPGLCEAHTLRYGLARRRDAVARADELVGSLTGCPGAIARAAEHARMRGDMARTAALYQEQLTRNPGDMSTGVALASAYVALRRFDEAAATLRALSALWPRNPRPLEKLADTRELAGDAAGALALREQALALDGSNLSLRRAVVRARTGQEVLQAHAIDGRQAIKDYEASPGAEESAAVYVLDAAATQVYADGSQITRIHSIQKALEQSGVQEIAEVNLPAGAQVLALRTIKSDGTVLEPENIEGKETVSLPGVQVGDYVEVEYLLAEGSRGPAQPGFKASDFYFQIANMPDHRATYTVVAPKGTGMKVDAHNMKAPAPVVKGDEELFTYEVRKVPPFIPEPDSPPSSKEYLPFVSVGSGTTGNDRLVAVYSDAFLDRGAINWEVEAFAKEAAEGKRGLEAAKALYAAVMKRFSGRDAGLTQSAASSVAQDRGSRLWVLKAGLEALGIPTRVVVVRTFSADPAEYLFPEESLLPYVALRAEVPGEGPVWLDTNTRYAPFGELPETALGERDAYLLPEPGRALEKVKTPALTPQAGKQVKLALELGPDGQLLGKGEEVYSGFQAAQLAEAFEAISGDRRRQALQGAVGRYFGGAELTDLKLERAEEVGAPFTVRYAFKASSFARVEKDRLVLPPITMPSMLGRQYVQLSTRGTPLYLESTDASRVLVTLTMPQGYRLSDPQAQLKVESPFGKLLRTEKQEGRALTIDETMRVERGRVPVRGYEDFAHFAGQVDLIQSRDLVLVK from the coding sequence ATGCGCACGCTCACCCGCGGACTCACCGCGCTCCTGCTCGTCTCCGGCCTCCTGGCCGGCTGTGCCCACACCTCCTCTCCCACCGAGGTCCTCGAACGAGCCGCCACGGCGGCGCGCAATGGGGGAGGTGAGGCGCGGACGCTGGCGCTCGCCGGCTTCCATGCGTGGCTGGTGACGGGAGATCCGGCCGCGGCCCAGGGCCGCTTCGACGAGGCGCTGGCCAAGGATCCCGCCGACCCCTACGCCCTCTATGGCCAGCACCTGCTCGCGCGTCGCGCCGCCCAACCCCGCCGCGCGTTCGATGCCGCGCTGGCCGTGACGACCCGCGCGCCACGCCACCCGCTCGCGGTGCCCTCCGCGCGCTACCTGCTGGACATGGTGGGCATCTCTCCCGCGCTGGACGACGTCATCCTCACGGGCACGCAGGCGGCGCTCGAGGCCGGTGCCACGGGCGAGGCCGCCCAGTTGCTGCGCGCCTGCCGGGTGGCTGTCCTCGGCATCCGGGACGATCGCGCCGCCCAGGCCAGCGCGCTCAAGGACATGGGCGCGGCGGAAACGGCCACGCTGCTGGGGCCCTTCTCGCCCTGGCACATGCTCGCCATCGACGAGCCCACCCCGCCGGAGAAGGACGGCTCGCTGGCGGGCCCCTTCACCGGACCCTTCGGCCCGCTCGTGCCGCGCACCCTGCGCGCGCCGGACAGCCGGCTGGACGTGGCGGGCGAGCCGTCCACGGGCGATGTGTACCTGCTCGTCGTGGACGCGGAGGTGGCCGAGGCGGGCGCCTACGTGGTCCGCGCCGTCACCGCCTCCTCGCACAAGGTGATGGTGGATGGCGCGCCCCTGTTGGAGCGCCGCGCCTTCGCTCGCGCCAGCTCCACGGTGTCCGCGCGCTCCATCCAGCTCGCGGCGGGCCGGCACCGCATCCTCATCAAGCTGCTGAAGGACGAGCGCCCGGCCAACATCTCCTTCGCCCTGGCCCGCGTGGACGGGCGCCCGTCGGCCATCCGCTACACCCCGGCCACCGGCTCGGCGCCCTCCTCGTGGGGCTCGGCGCCCCGGGAGACCGAGGCGCAGCTCGTCTTCCCCGATGCGGAGAACCTGGCCGCCGCGCTCGCGGACGAGGCCGGCCCGCTGCTGGGGGACTTCATCGCGGTGCGTGACGGGATGGGGAGGGATCCGGATGGGGCCTGGCGGCTGATGACGCGCCTGCAGAAGACCACGCAGACGGCCCCCGTGCTCTCGCTGCGCGCCGAGCTGGCCGCGCAGGACCGCTCCATCCCCTCCAAGGTGGCACGTGGCCGCGCGACGAGGGACCTGGAGACGGCGCTGGCGAAGGACGCGGGCGACGTGGCCGCGCTGCTGCTGCGCGCGGAGCTGACCCTCAACGACGGGCAGGCGGCCTCGGCGATGGAGACCCTCAAGACGGCGCGCGCGGCGACGAAGACGCCCGACTGGCCCGTGAACCTGCTGGAGGCGCGCGCGGCGCTGGCGCTGGGGGTGGACAGCCAGGTGGAGGAGAGCCTGGAGGCGGCGCTGAAGCAGCAGCCCGGCCTGTGCGAGGCGCACACGCTGCGCTACGGGCTGGCGCGGCGCCGTGACGCGGTGGCGCGCGCGGACGAGCTGGTGGGCTCGCTGACGGGCTGCCCGGGGGCGATCGCCCGAGCCGCCGAGCACGCGCGGATGCGGGGGGACATGGCCCGCACCGCCGCCCTCTACCAGGAGCAGCTCACGCGCAACCCCGGGGACATGAGCACGGGCGTGGCGCTGGCGAGCGCGTACGTGGCGCTGCGCCGCTTCGACGAGGCGGCGGCCACGCTGCGGGCGCTGAGCGCGCTCTGGCCGCGCAACCCGAGGCCGCTGGAGAAACTGGCGGACACGCGCGAGCTGGCCGGGGACGCGGCCGGGGCGCTGGCGCTGCGCGAGCAGGCCCTGGCGCTGGACGGGAGCAACCTGTCGCTGCGCCGCGCCGTGGTGCGCGCGAGGACGGGACAGGAGGTGTTGCAGGCGCACGCCATCGACGGCCGGCAGGCCATCAAGGACTACGAGGCCAGTCCCGGCGCCGAGGAGAGCGCCGCCGTGTACGTGCTGGACGCGGCGGCCACGCAGGTCTACGCGGACGGCTCGCAGATCACCCGCATCCACAGCATCCAGAAGGCACTGGAGCAGAGTGGCGTGCAGGAGATCGCCGAGGTGAACCTGCCCGCGGGCGCGCAGGTGCTGGCGCTGCGGACGATCAAGTCGGACGGGACGGTGCTGGAGCCGGAGAACATCGAGGGCAAGGAGACCGTCAGCCTGCCGGGCGTACAGGTGGGGGACTACGTGGAGGTGGAGTATCTGCTGGCGGAGGGGTCACGAGGGCCCGCGCAGCCGGGCTTCAAGGCGTCCGACTTCTACTTCCAGATCGCCAACATGCCGGACCACCGGGCCACCTACACGGTGGTGGCGCCCAAGGGGACGGGCATGAAGGTGGACGCGCACAACATGAAGGCGCCCGCGCCGGTGGTGAAGGGCGACGAGGAGCTCTTCACCTACGAGGTGAGGAAGGTTCCCCCCTTCATCCCCGAGCCGGACAGCCCGCCCTCGAGCAAGGAATACCTGCCCTTCGTGTCGGTGGGCTCGGGCACCACGGGGAACGACCGGCTGGTGGCGGTGTACTCGGACGCCTTCCTGGACCGGGGTGCCATCAACTGGGAGGTGGAGGCGTTCGCGAAGGAGGCGGCCGAGGGCAAGCGCGGGCTGGAGGCGGCGAAGGCGCTGTACGCGGCGGTGATGAAGCGCTTCAGCGGCCGGGACGCGGGGCTGACGCAGTCGGCGGCGTCGTCGGTGGCGCAGGACCGTGGCAGCCGGCTGTGGGTGCTGAAGGCGGGGCTGGAGGCGCTGGGGATTCCGACGCGCGTGGTGGTGGTGCGCACCTTCTCGGCGGATCCGGCGGAGTACCTGTTCCCCGAGGAGTCGCTGCTGCCGTACGTGGCGTTGAGGGCGGAGGTGCCGGGGGAGGGGCCGGTGTGGCTGGACACCAACACGCGGTACGCGCCCTTTGGCGAGCTGCCCGAGACGGCGCTGGGCGAGCGTGACGCGTACCTGCTGCCCGAGCCGGGCCGTGCGCTGGAGAAGGTGAAGACGCCGGCGCTGACGCCGCAGGCGGGCAAGCAGGTGAAGCTGGCGCTGGAGCTGGGGCCGGACGGGCAGCTGCTCGGCAAGGGCGAGGAGGTGTACAGCGGCTTCCAGGCGGCGCAGCTGGCGGAGGCCTTCGAGGCCATCTCCGGAGACCGGCGGCGGCAGGCGCTGCAGGGTGCGGTGGGCCGCTACTTCGGAGGGGCGGAGCTGACGGACCTGAAGTTGGAGCGCGCGGAGGAGGTGGGGGCTCCCTTCACGGTGCGCTATGCGTTCAAGGCGTCGAGCTTCGCGCGGGTGGAGAAGGACAGGCTGGTGCTGCCGCCGATCACCATGCCGTCGATGCTGGGGAGACAGTACGTGCAGCTCAGCACGCGCGGCACGCCGCTGTACCTCGAGAGCACGGATGCGAGCCGGGTGCTGGTGACGCTGACGATGCCGCAGGGCTACCGGCTGTCGGATCCCCAGGCGCAGCTGAAGGTGGAGAGCCCCTTCGGGAAGCTGCTGCGTACGGAGAAGCAGGAGGGCCGAGCGCTCACCATCGACGAGACGATGCGAGTGGAGCGGGGGCGGGTGCCGGTGCGCGGGTACGAGGACTTCGCCCACTTCGCCGGCCAGGTGGACCTCATCCAGTCGAGAGACCTGGTGCTGGTGAAGTAG
- a CDS encoding MFS transporter has product MSVYRNRNFLLTYAASFISLFGSKLLMMSYVAYIFEAKESATHASLVFAAEWVTCLAVGLFGARHIDRMNARHLLIGLNVVAAFVTLLFVNFTSPELYPYALAIIIARALLSHSVNASRIKALVQFFTKEETDTFSPVFNSSLFIATALAGAVGIYILRFISFTTVIYIDSATFLIAAGLFSFVRPNKQRLEESNEAARGEMARGLAHIKSSFGVIANNNTLASSVFYIILTVTSFQATYEILMTIIPQVWFKLGKSGTALFFTFESVFVTLGAFLYQYLNRRGHITETNQRVLNLATLTFATVTYLFISRLQNHLYLCLIVFNVMVIGVELLWTHHFKQMITHIPPAKLAAVTGLQTAMGYSLMGVFTFVFSRGVDRLGISTAMYLNVLFLALLVGGWELLMKLRSARATASVEANDVTD; this is encoded by the coding sequence ATGAGCGTGTATCGCAATCGAAACTTCCTGCTGACCTACGCCGCGTCCTTCATCTCCCTGTTCGGCTCCAAGCTGCTGATGATGTCGTACGTGGCCTACATCTTCGAAGCGAAGGAGAGCGCCACGCACGCCTCCCTCGTGTTCGCGGCGGAGTGGGTGACCTGCCTGGCCGTCGGGCTATTCGGCGCGCGTCACATCGATCGCATGAATGCCAGACATCTGCTCATCGGCCTGAATGTCGTCGCCGCGTTCGTGACCCTGTTGTTCGTCAACTTCACCAGCCCCGAGCTCTACCCCTACGCGCTCGCCATCATCATCGCGCGGGCATTGCTGTCTCATTCCGTCAACGCCTCGAGGATCAAGGCGCTCGTCCAATTCTTCACCAAGGAAGAGACAGACACGTTCTCACCCGTCTTCAATTCGAGCCTGTTCATCGCGACGGCGCTCGCGGGAGCGGTGGGCATCTACATCCTCAGATTCATCAGCTTCACGACGGTCATCTACATCGACTCCGCGACGTTCCTGATCGCCGCGGGACTCTTCAGCTTCGTCAGGCCCAACAAGCAACGCCTCGAGGAGTCGAACGAGGCCGCGCGGGGCGAGATGGCCCGCGGGCTCGCGCACATCAAGAGTTCCTTCGGCGTCATCGCGAACAACAACACCCTGGCCTCCTCCGTCTTCTACATCATCCTGACCGTGACGTCATTCCAGGCGACCTACGAGATCCTGATGACCATCATCCCGCAGGTCTGGTTCAAGCTCGGCAAGTCCGGAACGGCGCTCTTCTTCACGTTCGAATCCGTATTCGTGACCCTCGGGGCCTTCCTCTATCAATACCTCAACCGCCGCGGGCACATCACCGAGACCAATCAACGCGTGCTGAACCTGGCCACGCTCACATTCGCCACCGTCACCTATCTCTTCATCTCCAGGCTCCAGAATCACCTCTACCTGTGCCTGATCGTCTTCAACGTGATGGTCATCGGCGTCGAGCTGCTCTGGACACACCATTTCAAGCAGATGATCACCCATATCCCACCCGCGAAGCTCGCCGCGGTCACCGGACTCCAGACAGCCATGGGGTACAGCCTGATGGGTGTCTTCACCTTCGTGTTCTCCAGGGGAGTCGACCGCCTGGGCATCAGCACGGCCATGTACCTCAACGTCCTGTTCCTGGCGCTCCTGGTCGGCGGTTGGGAGCTCCTGATGAAGCTCCGCTCGGCCCGAGCGACGGCGAGCGTGGAGGCGAACGATGTCACGGATTGA
- a CDS encoding ATP-grasp domain-containing protein, with the protein MSRIDDIAADRTPPLGTHNHLDGTDMKKAFVLLEVMNHMALVLKEAAARGHRIVVLNHKPLRESGPYRVPRELVDELIYIESWEDRPGLQRILEDLHQRYQVVGTYAGFEGTLPYEAALREMAGLPNNGADNVRFVLDKGAVRKKLYAEGLSELKSVLLSEARHWTQWRFKGSAILKPVNGTGSALCFTVSSLEELREATTKIEEAAVIDPLMKRYILDRGEFVLEEKAEGELLSLESLVYRGAIHPIGLSSRYVLAKDPVVEMGGTFPYSHPRLDEIIAKSKAIHESMKIFHGSTHVELMVPREGPIELIDFNVRFAGIESLISFNQAFGIPYEARLTDLACDIEPDLSFLERPPAFTAEVLLLPPPGTTELQELVFPPEAVFSRLFKEIGQKLTGKTDQLDHIGSFVVKADTEAEVNQKALEARRRAICNGKTLGDNINNQVIPPDMLAETPYPQEKETHVQHALQQPVAVSSTQARVDELLVRHVARHFQGEALATLQERFQKEHLVPLRGFCPPELFESIKEEASRIVERFGVARNLVLDITDGTPRHMTTVGQPIIKDHGPLIHALYFSPVLKDILSQVVGEELFTCPYAGEHYVISRLQRSGDTHGWHWDDYTYGFVLILEAPDYRDGGFVQGVPHTSWDKKNPDVHGALLKSQVNSYAFEPGDAYILKTNTTMHRVYPIRGNGRRTIVNTTWASAADLQQSITHETNDILFGGTAPGLASNQ; encoded by the coding sequence ATGTCACGGATTGATGACATCGCCGCCGATCGGACTCCACCCCTTGGCACGCACAACCACCTGGATGGAACAGACATGAAAAAAGCCTTCGTCCTGCTCGAAGTGATGAACCATATGGCCCTCGTCCTGAAAGAGGCGGCGGCACGCGGCCATCGCATCGTCGTGTTGAACCACAAGCCGTTGAGGGAGTCCGGACCCTACCGGGTGCCCAGGGAGCTCGTGGATGAGCTCATCTACATCGAGTCGTGGGAGGATCGGCCAGGGCTCCAGCGGATCCTCGAGGACCTCCACCAGCGCTACCAGGTCGTGGGGACCTATGCCGGCTTCGAGGGGACCCTGCCCTACGAAGCGGCGCTGAGGGAAATGGCGGGCCTTCCCAACAACGGGGCCGACAACGTGCGGTTTGTCCTCGACAAGGGGGCCGTCCGCAAGAAGCTCTACGCGGAAGGACTGTCCGAGCTGAAGTCCGTCCTCCTGTCCGAAGCGCGTCACTGGACGCAATGGCGGTTCAAGGGGTCGGCCATCCTCAAGCCAGTCAATGGCACCGGCAGCGCGCTCTGTTTCACCGTGTCGTCCCTCGAGGAGCTGCGCGAGGCCACGACGAAGATCGAAGAGGCCGCGGTCATCGATCCCCTGATGAAGCGCTACATCCTCGACCGGGGTGAGTTCGTCCTGGAGGAGAAGGCCGAGGGCGAGCTGCTGTCCCTGGAGTCATTGGTCTACCGCGGCGCCATCCACCCCATCGGGCTCAGCTCCCGCTATGTCCTGGCGAAGGATCCCGTGGTCGAGATGGGAGGCACCTTCCCCTACAGCCATCCGCGCCTGGACGAGATCATCGCCAAGAGCAAGGCCATCCACGAAAGCATGAAGATCTTCCATGGCTCGACCCACGTCGAGCTCATGGTCCCGAGGGAAGGTCCCATCGAGCTGATCGACTTCAACGTCCGCTTCGCTGGAATCGAATCGCTCATCTCCTTCAACCAGGCCTTCGGAATTCCCTATGAAGCCCGCCTGACCGACCTCGCTTGCGACATCGAGCCGGATCTCTCGTTCCTGGAGCGCCCCCCGGCGTTCACCGCTGAAGTCCTGCTGCTGCCACCTCCGGGAACCACCGAGCTCCAGGAGCTCGTCTTCCCTCCGGAAGCCGTCTTCTCGCGCCTGTTCAAGGAGATTGGACAGAAGCTCACGGGAAAGACCGATCAGTTGGATCACATCGGCTCCTTCGTCGTCAAAGCAGACACCGAGGCCGAGGTGAACCAGAAGGCCCTGGAAGCCAGACGTCGGGCCATCTGCAACGGCAAGACGCTCGGGGACAACATCAACAACCAGGTGATTCCCCCAGACATGCTGGCCGAAACCCCCTACCCCCAAGAAAAGGAAACCCACGTGCAACACGCCCTCCAGCAACCGGTCGCCGTCTCCAGCACCCAGGCCAGGGTCGATGAGCTCCTCGTGCGCCATGTCGCGCGTCACTTCCAGGGCGAAGCCCTCGCCACGCTGCAGGAGCGATTCCAGAAGGAGCACCTCGTCCCGCTCCGCGGCTTCTGCCCTCCGGAACTGTTCGAGTCGATCAAGGAGGAGGCCTCCCGCATCGTGGAGCGGTTCGGCGTCGCGCGGAACCTCGTGCTCGACATCACCGATGGCACGCCCCGTCACATGACGACGGTCGGGCAACCCATCATCAAGGACCACGGTCCGCTCATCCACGCCCTCTACTTCTCGCCCGTCCTGAAGGACATCCTGTCGCAGGTCGTCGGCGAGGAGCTCTTCACCTGCCCCTACGCGGGCGAACACTACGTCATCAGCCGGCTCCAGCGCTCCGGTGACACGCATGGCTGGCATTGGGACGACTACACCTACGGGTTCGTGCTCATCCTCGAGGCGCCGGACTACCGCGACGGCGGCTTCGTGCAGGGTGTGCCCCATACCTCCTGGGACAAGAAGAACCCGGACGTGCACGGCGCGCTGCTCAAGAGCCAGGTCAATTCGTATGCCTTCGAGCCCGGCGACGCCTACATCCTCAAGACCAACACGACGATGCACCGCGTCTATCCCATCCGTGGCAACGGCCGCCGGACGATCGTCAACACGACGTGGGCCTCCGCCGCGGATCTCCAGCAATCCATCACCCACGAGACCAACGACATCCTCTTCGGCGGCACCGCGCCAGGGCTGGCGTCCAACCAGTGA